GCAACACCTGCACTAAAGAAATTGTCAGAATAGGCTACCTGAGATACCGTTTGTGCTCTGGTGGGTGGCGCTACTGATTctaagacacacgcacacatagccTATACTGTAACAGGACCCAGCCAAGTCCACTCTCTTAGGAATTTGAATGGACTTCGTGATGAGGATACCGCGTAAGATGCATGCTTTACGTAACTGTGAATTGAAAAGCGAAATGAAAATAACGTAGGAAACAGGTATTTCAGTGTTTTTAAACCAAGGAGTCAAAATAGTCCCATAGTGGTCCCTAGAAAGAATAAGCTCATTTAGACGTAGGCTATTAAAAGAAGATGAGTCAACTATAATCACCTGTTACTATGTGCCGCTTCATATTTCcaggcaggagaggacaggacttCAGGGTTTAGAAGGTGATGGTCTGCAGAGCCGATAGGTCAGGCTGCTCTACAGTGCACGGTATGTTTGCGCTAAAGACAGTGCTGCTAATTATAATGGAATTTCCTAAAACAAAGCTTTTAGTGCTAGCAAATACTTAGGCCTAACATTAGATCAATCTTCAAGGAAGAATAAAATCAATGTCTTGGTAATAAGCTATTCATCATGACCCACATTAGGCTATGAGATGATATAATTTAGCCTACGTTATTTAGGCTTTATGGACCGAACGCAATGTATATTATCTCAGTCATGTTAATATCATTAACTCATTCTTTCACTCAAGTCATTATTTTGATCAAAGCCCCTTTAATTTCTCATCTGAGCTTTGGATAAAGCACATTTTATACCTTAAAAAAACTATTGACAGGTCTTCTTATCGCCCATGTACAATGCAAGGCATGTGCCACGATTTACAGTATCTGATTTGATTCATGGATGCACTTAAACTTGGAATATTACGCCATAGGACGTGTTAGCAGCTTAATATACATAGTTTTGCATTACTGAGCTTGATTGATGGATGTGGTCCAAAAAATAGATTAATTGAGAAAGAAAGGCTTGTTGAATTTTACACGCATAAAAAACGGACATCATCCCATTTGCCGGATCGTGAGTGATGTGATGCTTTGACATGCCGTTTAAACTATTCGCCTTGGATAATTCTGTATTGGTAATTTGCATGGTGGTCTAATTTTCGAATAAAACGGACGCATTCTTTAGAATCTCTGTGTGACGAGTGAGGAGGAGCACTGATACGATTCTGACTAAAGAACGGAAACGTATAGCATAAATATAGCATGTTCCAGCTGTTTAGCATTATAAAGCAAACTCATGTTTAATTTGATTATTTTAATTGTAATCAAAGATCACAGTTTAGCAGGCACATGTCTTCGATGACTGATACTAATCATGATCTTCATCATGTTTAGCTGGATTCATCTTTGACAAGATGCAGTATCTAATGCTACCCCATGCTATACACACTGTAGTGGATAATtaatacaaaatatatttacacTCATTGCATAGATAGCAATTCAATTAGTGTGAATTGCATGAAATAACCTTTCTTAAAACCTAAGAATAACTGTTTTTTACATTTGTCTAAATAACATAATTGTATGGTTGCAACAATAAAATTATGATTATTATAACGATGATACTACAATTAGGCTATATGTGAATAAATACATATTATAAATCAGCCGTTGTAAAGTGCTGTGCATCCATCAGTGGATCAACCTTATTTTGAAGGCAATACCACCCGATCTCTGATGAGAGATTTTTCAGCACCGTGAAAAATCAATTTCACATTCGTCTTCACGCTCATCTTTCACAGCGCAATTCTCTCCTCAGGTTAGTGTCAATCCAGAATGATTTAAGACAAAGAAAGACATAAATCATGCCCCACCGGTGGACACCGGTTGCATCACAAAGAAAACACTGATGGGTTTTAAGTAGGTGTGGTGACATGCGCATTACACTGTGGCCTTGTTGGCACAGATGCGCTTCTGTGAAGATGAGCATGCTAGAGCGAAGTACGGCCATCACAATACTTCACAAAATGTCATACCCTACATATATTTAAATCCTGAATCGCAGGAAAGGGGTAAAGGTCTGGAAATATCTGTTGGTtttaaccccccaaaaaactgacTGGGAGGATCAACAAACTCCAATTGCCCAGGGAAGACCTCCGATCGGTTGGATGTGACCCTTTGTTTTTTCAGCCATCAGAAACACCTAAATGGAAACAAGCTGAGCACGTTTTCCAATGGTAAACATTATCCTTAACGCGTTAGGGCCAGTGGTGCGGGGGCTGATGGGAAAGCCCTCGCAAATGTGTACGGAACACCCATACACCGAGAGAGCGTGACAGGGTGCGTGTGCTCTAAGAATTATATCAAGAAAGGTCTCAATCACAAGTTTTTGTGTCTTTGTGGCTCAATTGGGGGCCTGTATTCCATCAATGTGCACACATGTATTGTATTGATTGAGCTGACCTGAAAGTTAAGCAAGTGTTTACATGGTCTTGATCCCCGATACCATTTTTTCAACGTATGCAGCCAAAGTTTACGTGTTTGCTAAGTGTCCCTTTGCAATAAGAGAGAATGTGACCGCGAGCTCAAGCCGAACCAAACTTTCAGAGTTAGAGTTAACTTATAGTTCTCATGTAAACAGGAAACAAAGACTCGGATTACTTGAGGATACAGGCATCAAGTCTGTCAAGTGcatgaaatgtattttgtgtaaGTTATTAATGCTAAGTCAATAAATATCACATACAAACAAGACGAAGTAGGATTTGTCTCGTCTTTATGCGTAAATAACATATGCAAACCTATTGCTTATTTAGTTGAAATTACACCCTTCTGAAAGCGTTATGGTTCGAAATGTTTAAGACATCTGATTTGAAATGGCCCCGTTGGTACCTTGACACCTGAAGAGATGTTAAACACTTGCAGGCCTACTATTAGGGTGCAATCTCCATGTagttttaaaataaaaatgtgaaCTTTTCACAAGATACTGTGTTTCAATGGAGGCCTACTGGAACATGCTTTGCAATGACGGAACATGTTTGATAAAGCAAGCAATATTGCATCATAATTAAAGAAACGGCTAGATCGGACATACACTGCGTAATGTAGGCTACAGCCTACAGGCCTACGTCAAttacaaatgtgtgcttttgatGAACATCTCAGAGCACTTCCATGAATACTACAAGAGGTGAGCATCGCTGCATTAGAGAAAACAATATTATGATGTAAAGTATATCTAAATGTATAATTTTCAAATCCACATGTGACACCATGCTCTTGGACAGGAACACAGAGCTTTTACCATAATACAAATGTTGTCTTTAACGTCATTTTTtattgattacatttacatttcaaacacattttttttaatgatccAAAATGAATCTGAATATTTGTGTCTACTTACCATTTCAGTGTGTAGCTTATAACAATTGTAATTCATGGTGGTAACCCAGTCTTTCGTTTGGATGGAAGAGGGAGAAGCGTAGCAAAACGTGACATGTCATGTCAAAGTTTCAGACCAATAGGAACGCTGCTATACACGGAGCTAAAATTTGATTGGTGGGCTGATCTTCACAGAGGAGAGAAGTTTGTAAGTCCGGCCCATACATACTGCAGATTGAAATGTAAGCCTGTCTCCCTTGCCATCAGGAAACAGAACACAAATTTGTCCCTCTCGCTACTATCGTTATCGCACCCGTGGCGCCTGAGACAATTTATTCTCGCTTAACAAAAGTTTGGACACCAGCAAAACTGGACTCGGGACTGGACGGACAGCGTAACTCCGATATCGCAATATTATTTTGTGGAATTAACACAATGGGTAAGgtcataaaaatgtatttgtaaatgACTAAGTATGTAGGCACTCCGACATGAGCATTTGTTATAGAGATAAATAAACTACAGTAAATATATTCAACAGCCGTAACTTAGCTTACAACTTTCAATTCCACCGGTAGGCTACTTTATTGAAGAGAAGGTTTTCATTTGCGTCCATTTAGGATTATCGTGGACGATGCTGCCCAAACGAATAGCCGATGTGTTTTTATAAAGAAACATGGTGGTGTGCCATGTTTCTACGCTACTCCATCTGCTTTATGACAGATCTGCTACATCATGTCTAGATAAAAACCACTAGGACAACCCTCCCGGTCGCacacatgtaggcctatttgttACAGGCCAAATGTACAGACTATCACATATGTTTAAGTGAAATTAGTTGACGTTGGTTATAGCCTAAGAACTGTTATGACTGAATATGAAGTTTTAATGGGCAACAGTTCATTTTGTTATCTCTATACTTGTTTCCATGCTACCAGAGCCAGCCTTTGGGGAGGTGAACCAATTAGGTGGTGTTTTTGTTAACGGCAGACCGCTGCCCAATGCCATCCGGCTCCGGATTGTAGAGCTTGCCCAGCTGGGAATCAGGCCTTGCGACATAAGCAGACAGCTCCGGGTCTCTCACGGCTGCGTCAGCAAGATACTAGCCCGGTACAACGAGACTGGCTCTATATTACCTGGAGCGATCGGGGGCAGCAAGCCACGGGTCACCACGCCCACAGTGGTCAAGCACATTCGGACATACAAGCAGAGAGATCCTGGCATTTTCGCCTGGGAGATTCGGGACAGGCTACTGGCTGACGGCGTCTGCGACAAATTCAACCTACCATCCGTCAGTTCCATCAGCCGAATCCTGCGCAACAAGATTGGGAATCTGAGCCAGCAGAACCAGTACGAGTCGAGCAAGCAGGCGCCTCACCCACCACCACAACCTACGTTGCCGTACAACCACTTATACTCATATCCAACTCCCATCGCAGCTACTGGAACCAAAGTACCAACTCCTCCCGGCATGCCCACCCTTCCCGGACACATGGCTATGCACAGGATATGGCCTTCCTCGCACTCCGTCACAGATATTCTGGGGATTCGATCAATAACAGAGCAACAAAGTAAGCACGACGTTTCTTATGGAGAGTGGGCCAGTGGCTTTAAACATTTAGAAATTCCTAGTTTTTAGCGCCCgtggagtatgtgtgtttgatatagagagattgtgtgtgtgtgtgtgtgtgtgtgtgtgtgtgtatgtgcgttttGTATAGTAGGTCTAAGTACATCTTCGCTAAAGTTTCAAGATGATAAACTACAAAAACGACACAGAAAGAGATGTTCAAATGGAGGGAAGCATAATGTTACTCAAGGGCTCTCTCAATGTTATTTTGAATGATTTGAAAGGGTACTTTTAACAGTTGAAATTATTGGAAATAAACATATGGTCTAGGGCTTGCAGTAATAATTAAAGAACGGATGTGGAATATTAACGATAACGAAAGGAAGTTGCAGCGAGAAGATGCACTGAAATGCAGAATGAGTTGTTCAAAGCATTAGGTCATGCAGCCAAATATTTTGTGGGCTACTCGCTTTGTCTCCAACACTCATCCATAGACCCAAAAATGTTCAACCAATTGAGTGCACTTTAATGTTATTTTGTACACTACCTTGAACTATCATATAGTTATTAAGCTCTGACGTATGTTATGGCACATAGGCTAATGTTGTTTCCTAAACAGACGTCGTTTAAGTATTTGTGTTTTCCCTAACTGTTTTGGAAACAGTGAAATATGAGCCACCATAAATCATTATTAATGGAATTCTAGGTGTTGCGAATCCCATTTTTTGGGACCATGTTTCTTGTGGAAAACATAAGAAAGTTGTCAGgtagtatgcgtgtgtgtctgaagaaTCTTCTAAAGCACCAAGATACCTAAACATGTTCTTTCGGCTCCGAGTCTTGAGAACTCGGCCTTTCAGTAGGCCCATTAACCTAACTTagataaacaaaacaacaagatATCTTTTCTCAAAGGAAACACAGATACCCGCGAAGAACTAGAAATAGTGGGAAGAATGTGTTCTCAAAAGCTGCCTTTATAAACAATTTATGCATTTCCAAATGATTAACAGATGTTTGCGGCAGGTTTTGAAAGCCGAAATAACTAAACCTACAGTCAATGACTTCAGACCTTATAGCGCCACTTCACCAGCCTCTGACACAGGTTTTCACTACTAATCTGTTCTAATGATATATGGCTGTATTTGTACTCGAACCTTTCAATTCTACATCTGACAacatgtaaatatattttaagcCTGGCTTCTTCGATGGGGCTTACACATTACAGACTGTGACACGCACGCTCCAGCGCAAAACAGTGCTTTTACGTTATCGGCAAAAACAATCAATAGGCTAACTTTAGATTACTTTAATGCAATATTGAACAGTCAAATGCCAACACGTTACATCTTGTCAAAGGAAATTACATTAATAATATTTAGCAATGTCAATAACAGTTTTCAGAAGTAAAATAAATTGCCTATGTtaaaagaaatatgtaaaaaacaGACTCATTGACCTTCTCGAGTTACAACATTGGTGGGCTAGCTTTTCCAATTCTGAACGCCGGGAACAGTGTATAATATCCATCAAGCACAAAACGggaaacggttagagcaaatcTAATTTGTCGCCACAGGAAGGCGGTGGGTAGGATATTCATGGCCATTACAAGAAAGAATCGTCTTACTGCATTCCATTTTGACTGCAGCTTAAGCTTGATCAGCGGAACACACAGACGAGCCcaagcgcgcgcgcgcgcacacacacacacacacaagcacacgatAACGAAGGGATGGCAAAGTCTGTGGTTAAAACTAGGCCTATAGTATTTCAGAATGTCTGACACACTTCAACCAGGCTTTACTAAAAGGGAAAGCATAAAACTCACAGTTATTCTAAAAAGTTCAAATCTTTTTCTCGGTTTTACATGACAAATAATCTCAACATGTCGAGGCCATGGTGTGGACCAGCTGAATACGGGGAAGGGGTAGCGTAGAGGCTTCCTCATGTCTTCTCtgacctgcttctctctcctctgtctgtgttttGCCCCCAGTTAGTGACAGTCCGTCCTATTCCACCGCCAAACTAGAGGAATGGAGCGCTATTAACAGGACTAACTTTCCTCCAGCAAGCTCTCCACTAGTCAATGGCTTGGATAAAGCGCATTTAGAACCCGAAGCAAAATACACACAGGTAACAGGAAACTTCTCTTTTGTATCAGAATAAATCCCCAGTCTGAATTAATCTGAAGTAAGaagaatacaaaaatgaaattaCTAGCACTTAAAACAAATTATGTTGATCTTGAAATTACAATTTTTTTCAGCATAGAGTTCTTTGCTTGGGTGCACTATTGCGCCCAGCCCTGCTTTATTCATTATCATACATAATAAATGGACTTCCGTAACTTGTGATTACGGCTACATGCAGAAATGTGTGCTGCGGAAGTTTTAGCCTTTGATCAACTTGACCACCCCTTTACGATTGGTATACAACCATGTCATCTTAGGTAGGGCCTACATTTTAATTGAAAATACTTACAAACCTAAAGACACTATGcaaaatcaaaaaaacaacaacgtaGTCAAAAAAGGTTTTCGTAAATGTTTTGTTTCCTAAACTACGTGTAATGGATGAAATGTCATGAGGATAGCAAGGGCTTCACTAGGCCTAACACTATATTGTGAATTATTACTAATAGGCCTAATAGATAATGATGTAGATACTGATTAAAAACATGTGTTGCATTAAGTAGCCTACATAATGAACACCTTAAAATAGGCTATATATTCTACCCTTAGTTATCGTGAAATTGAAAATTACACCTAACCTATTTATTTATAGCCTATTGTTTTTGTAAGTTATTTGTTTACTAAAAGTCAGTCtggaagagagagcaagagagatagaTATAACAAATTGCTGTTGATTTTCGTTATATTACGGTATTAGAAGTtttaatgaaaaacaaaaaccaAGCAGACCACGTCCTGAAATGGAAACCCCAAATGTGTGCTttttacaataaaataatttattGGTTGTTTGATTTCAATGTAGCCTATTATTAACATTTTCTTTCATGCTCACATATTGGGCATTTTTATACTATTTCTGTACAGGTTTGTATAGCTTCAATCAATTGCCCCGCAGATCTGAAATAACCTATAGGTCTAATACGGTTATCTTGATCAGCTGTTGGCCTATACGCTAATATTTATGGAAACAATGCCTTTCCTAATCTTACTTATTCATAACATATCTTACTGATTCATAACATAGAAGTTTAGACGATAAAGTCACATTTGTCAAAACGATTGATTTTATGTTTGTAGTTCACACATTGGTCACCCCGATGATTTAGGCCGTCATGAGTCAAAGTATTCACATTCgtgttttaaaataaatgtcTGTGAAAGTATATCGTCATCGGTCGAGGCTGGGGAGAAGGGGGATTGCGCTCTGCTTGCGCGTGGTATAGCATGGGTCTGTGTTTGAAGGAACGTGATGGGGTGTACATTCGCCGATAGGCCACTGTGATAAGCGAGGGGAGTATTATAGCAGGTTCTATAAAACAAATCCGACAGAGACACTCGATATATTGTCTGTAACCTAAATTAAAGGTTACATAATTTAAGCAGTAGGCTACCACGCCGATGTGGACCAAGTGAATTTAAGGATGGTACGATATAACAGTGTACCAAATTAATAGTTTTAATGACAATACACTGAAAATtgaaaggtatttttggatgcacacactctcctcgCCTTATTCACACTGACGCCGTTCAACTCATCCAGACATTGGTTATGGCTGGTAGGAGACAAACAATGCAGACCTCCCCAAATAAGACGGATGTGACATAAATGTGTAG
The Osmerus mordax isolate fOsmMor3 chromosome 9, fOsmMor3.pri, whole genome shotgun sequence genome window above contains:
- the pax9 gene encoding paired box protein Pax-9 yields the protein MEPAFGEVNQLGGVFVNGRPLPNAIRLRIVELAQLGIRPCDISRQLRVSHGCVSKILARYNETGSILPGAIGGSKPRVTTPTVVKHIRTYKQRDPGIFAWEIRDRLLADGVCDKFNLPSVSSISRILRNKIGNLSQQNQYESSKQAPHPPPQPTLPYNHLYSYPTPIAATGTKVPTPPGMPTLPGHMAMHRIWPSSHSVTDILGIRSITEQQISDSPSYSTAKLEEWSAINRTNFPPASSPLVNGLDKAHLEPEAKYTQTQSGLPIVNSYATVPSIPPYHPPTQASPYMGYSVTTSAYVTGHTWRPPSGSALSPHSCDVAAPLAFKSMTANRDAFHPCHGLSTVN